The Acinonyx jubatus isolate Ajub_Pintada_27869175 chromosome D1, VMU_Ajub_asm_v1.0, whole genome shotgun sequence genome includes a window with the following:
- the LOC128311738 gene encoding uncharacterized protein LOC128311738 — translation MFSSCLNCLLPVDCLCVLVSSAYLCHGSKSEHPHPLSLILTHFQDYKKAASVFGLHVKKPVLRTLCEVEWTSFQVEWPPQGTFDLTLVYKAHDILFSRHEDQIPYIEVWRTLIENPPDWLKLLLLLRPHLPKVQALLLKGRPFGAQNKNLDGTKQPPPLSPAPEEEKETYHSPPYSSRPKNMGQDASDQEASLSRDTPLSPSHTWSGTPFQPPPAARPLRPRPPLQGDVRPFMTYVPLSTSDLYNWKLRNPSFSEKPQALISLLETIFVTHQPTWDDCQQLLQVLFTTEERDKIRREAQKLVMGPNGQPTEDPAVVEEVFS, via the coding sequence ATGTTTTCTTCGTGTCTTAATTGTCTTCTTCCTGTTGACTGTCTGTGCGTCCTTGTCAGTTCTGCCTATCTTTGTCATGGGTCAAAATCAGAGCACCCCCACCCTCTGAGTCTCATACTAACCCATTTCCAGGACTATAAAAAAGCTGCCTCAGTGTTTGGCCTCCATGTTAAGAAGCCAGTCCTTCGAACTCTCTGCGAGGTGGAATGGACCAGCTTTCAGGTCGAATGGCCTCCACAGGGGACCTTTGACCTTACTTTGGTATATAAGGCTcatgatattttgttttctaggcaCGAAGACCAAATCCCATACATTGAAGTGTGGAGAACCCTCATTGAAAACCCTCCAGATTGGTTAaaacttctccttctccttcgCCCTCACCTCCCTAAAGTACAGGCTTTGCTGCTCAAAGGCCGCCCATTTGGAGCTCAGAATAAGAATCTTGATGGGACTAAGCAGCCACCCCCTCTATCACCTGCAccggaggaagaaaaagaaacttaccACTCGCCGCCCTATAGTTCTCGCCCAAAGAATATGGGTCAAGATGCTTCAGATCAGGAGGCAAGCCTGAGTCGGGACACTCCCCTGAGCCCGTCTCACACCTGGTCAGGGACTCCCTTCCAACCCCCTCCCGCTGCCCGACCCCTTCGTCCAAGGCCACCCCTGCAGGGTGATGTCCGACCCTTTATGACTTATGTACCCTTGTCCACTAGCGACCTTTACAATTGGAAGCTTCGAAACCCCTCGTTCTCAGAGAAACCCCAAGCATTAATTTCTCTCCTTGAAACTATATTTGTGACCCATCAGCCAACCTGGGATGACTGCCAGCAGCTGTTGCAAGTTCTCTTCACCACTGAGGAGCGAGATAAGATCCGTCGCGAGGCTCAGAAATTAGTGATGGGACCAAACGGGCAACCCACCGAGGATCCCGCTGTAGTCGAGGAAGTCTTTTCCTGA